The following coding sequences are from one Dreissena polymorpha isolate Duluth1 chromosome 8, UMN_Dpol_1.0, whole genome shotgun sequence window:
- the LOC127841134 gene encoding uncharacterized protein LOC127841134 isoform X1: MARLGDVFGVQEMTNWLKAWLALNITKDGLHEFVDREVKQFQTGIYKNITSTLGLSANATCTSCLTANILPCPTQGVCKKSGSKSYICMHDTPSKRHRPCPLSICEKVREHIKNDHRFYGPSWKNTCAEQWACNHWQIGKCFMPPDGYIGVTSIRDTDFNGVMSVMLNCKHFDNLMSFSIAPTSVSPCLLTKARDIGKAVRHSPSCEVTDSDLNDYFNTLETLLKDSKILANDSSAQDAVSKLNLLRKESTISLAEMSQLLKDAHETLGKAENVTKECKSQMESYMEQLKIKLDEHAETLIKKYTKIFTEEANMFTEVKKANITEHANTCTVESKRLINEHANTCTEGSKRNILEHALTCTEESKKNLTEHVNTLAQKSIQYIQGAISSKQESDYEHEVEDFVGRLKHHYKRKLSHVSISTLLPSGDESLNKIYAAPAICRVVESSGGNKTEIPITTYKEILCTGENEKLNKCIFLQGEAGMGKSTFSSKLVLDWCNQGGELTSSKTFVDANTLQEFRLALLITLRDSVCERDVTNMIKEQIIDMVYTDTERNDAYVMLNKIMRQELCLVVQDGLDEWKDPQGKLAQPIMLSCYSQCTVFTTTRPWKLTDELIKNSQIDSLFELKGVRDPYELCKSLLDSFGCNTLKEFRQYVSENRLHALMLSPMLLSLIVSSWVDGTRLTGSRCDIYTVLVDALFKKASEKISFFVQPPFVCFQNTRYLQHNFEHLQAIAKVAFCMLFSAEREQSLVISDRQLSHCLTDEQKYIALKTGIITERKCVSRTYQTSTCSFIHKSVQEFLAAVHIAENSATLRVVSRFFAENSKAMFENQIFIFLCGLNILFANEFSRIIDSTMDTKFLLSTYIAGFIEAQANVQNPNDIDLKLSRFDVNDFYVDDNAFLRILQMNKSNAKLLNIFLFSRNILLPPNALHGFAQLKDIKLRGFECKGLDLSSCHNLEIIHIMGEGITLQPNTFKGLTQLKTLKLFECECKGLDLSSCHNLEIIYLVGNRITLQPNAFTELAQLKTLKLDECECKGLDLSSCHNLEIIDLYGNRITLQPYAFKGLTQLKTLMLEGCKCKGLDLSSCHNLEIIYLEGDAITLQPNAFNGLAQLNTLTLDKCECKGLDLSSFHNLEKIYLEGFAITLQPNAFNGLAQLKTLTLFGCECKGLDLSSCHNLEIIYLEGEAITLQPNAFNGLAQLKTLTLEECECKGLDLSSCHNLEIIYLECEAITLQPNAFNGLAQLKTLTLFGCEFKGLDLSSCHNLEIIYLEGEAITLQPNAFNGLAQLKTLTLFGCECKGLDLSSCHNLEIIYLEGEAITLQPNAFNGLAQLKSLTLFRCECKGLDLSSCHNLEIIDLCGNRITLQPNAFNGLEDITFKSL; this comes from the exons ATGGCGAGACTTGGGGATGTTTTCGGCGTCCAAGAAATGACGAACTGGTTGAAGGCATGGCTAGCATTGAACATCACAAAGGATGGGTTGCATGAGTTCGTTGACAGAGAAGTAAAACAGTTTCAGACAGGAATATATAAAAACATCACGTCAACATTAGGTCTGTCGGcgaatgcaacatgtacaagctGCTTGACTGCTAATATATTACCATGCCCCACACAAGGGGTATGCAAGAAAAGCGGGAGTAAATCATATATATGCATGCATGACACACCTAGCAAACGGCATCGACCTTGTCCACTAAGCATTTGCGAGAAAGTTCGTGAACATATTAAGAACGATCATCGGTTCTATGGACCTTCGTGGAAAAACACCTGTGCTGAGCAATGGGCATGCAATCACTGGCAAATTGGGAAatgttttatgcccccagatGGATATATTGGAGTGACGTCTATTCGGGATACAGATTTCAACGGTGTCATGAGTGTAATGTTGAACTGTAAACACTTTGATAACCTGATGTCATTTAGCATAGCACCGACGTCGGTTAGTCCGTGTCTTTTAACAAAG GCACGTGACATTGGCAAAGCTGTCCGACATTCTCCATCGTGTGAAGTAACAGACTCTGACCTCAACGACTATTTTAATACACTAGAAACATTGCTCAAGGATTCCAAGATACTAGCAAACGACAGTAGCGCACAAGATGCGGTCAGCAAGTTGAATCtg TTACGAAAAGAGAGCACTATTTCTTTGGCGGAAATGAGTCAATTGCTGAAAGATGCACACGAGACTTTAGGAAAGGCTGAAAACGTTACCAAGGAGTGCAAGTCACAAATGGAATCATACATGGAACAATTGAAGATAAAACTAGATGAGCACGCTGaaacacttataaaaaaatatacaaaaattttTACTGAGGAGGCAAACATGTTTACAGAAGTAAAAAAAGCAAATATTACAGAACATGCAAATACGTGCACAGTAGAaagtaaaagactcattaatgaacATGCAAACACATGTACTGAAGGAAGTAAAAGAAACATTTTGGAACACGCTCTCACATGTACAGAAGAAAGTAAAAAAAACTTAACGGAACATGTAAACACACTTGCACAGAAGTCCATACAATATATTCAAGGAGCTATCTCGTCGAAGCAAGAAAGCGACTATGAACATGAAGTCGAAG ATTTTGTTGGGCGATTAAAACATCATTACAAGCGCAAGCTGAGTCACGTGTCTATATCAACATTATTGCCAAGTGGCGACGAATCCCTAAATAAGATCTATGCAGCGCCCGCAATTTGCCGAGTAGTTGAAAGCAGCGGCGGGAATAAAACCGAAATTCCAATTACAACTTACAAAGAAATATTATGTACGGgtgaaaatgaaaaattaaacaagtGCATATTTTTACAAGGCGAAGCTGGCATGGGAAAGTCAACGTTTTCTTCTAAACTGGTATTGGACTGGTGTAATCAAGGAGGTGAATTAACATCCTCTAAAACGTTTGTTGACGCGAACACGTTGCAAGAATTTAGACTTGCATTATTAATTACTTTGAGAGATTCTGTTTGTGAACGCGATGTCACTAATATGATCAAAGAACAGATTATCGACATGGTTTATACTGATACAGAACGAAATGACGCGTATGTTATGCTAAATAAAATCATgcgacaagaattgtgtttggtggtacaagacggGTTAGACGAGTGGAAGGATCCCCAAGGGAAACTAGCTCAGCCTATCATGCTTTCCTGTTACAGCCAGTGTACAGTTTTTACTACAACAAGGCCATGGAAATTGACTGATGAACTCATCAAGAATTCTCAAATTGACAGCTTATTTGAACTGAAAGGTGTCCGTGATCCATATGAACTGTGCAAATCACTCCTTGATAGCTTTGGGTGCAATACATTAAAAGAGTTTAGACAATATGTATCAGAAAATAGACTACATGCTTTAATGTTGTCTCCAATGTTGCTCTCGCTAATTGTAAGTTCTTGGGTCGACGGAACACGATTGACAGGGTCACGGTGCGATATATACACGGTTTTAGTTGACGCTCTTTTTAAAAAAGCGAGTGAAAAGATAAGCTTTTTTGTTCAGCCGCCATTCGTGTGCTTCCAAAACACACGTTACCTGCAACACAATTTTGAACATCTGCAAGCCATTGCCAAAGTAGCattttgtatgttgttttcagcagagcggGAACAATCCCTAGTTATAAGCGATCGACAATTGTCACACTGCCTGACAGATGAACAGAAATACATTGCCCTTAAGACAGGTATTATAACGGAAAGAAAATGTGTCAGTAGAACATATCAAACATCCACGTgttcatttattcataaaagtgtTCAGGAGTTTCTAGCTGCTGTTCACATAGCAGAAAACAGTGCAACTCTTCGGGTCGTTTCTAGATTTTTTGCCGAAAATTCGAAGGCGATGTTTGAAaatcagatatttatttttttgtgcggtttaaacattttatttgcaaaTGAGTTTTCGCGTATTATAGACAGCACTATGGATACCAAGTTTTTGTTGTCCACATACATAGCGGGATTTATCGAAGCGCAAGCAAATGTCCAGAATCCAAATGATATTGATCTTAAACTCAGCCGTTTCGATGTAAATGATTTTTATGTTGATGACAACGCTTTTCTTCGCATCTTGCAAATGAACAAGTCCAACGCTAAGCTtcttaatatatttcttttttcacGGAACATATTACTACCACCGAACGCCCTTCATGGGTTTGCGCAACTAAAGGATATTAAGTTGCGGGGCTTTGAGTGTAAAGGACTTGACTTATCATCGTGTCATAATCTGGAAATAATACATATTATGGGTGAAGGAATCACGCTACAGCCGAATACCTTTAAGGGACTTACGCAACTGAAGACATTAAAGTTGTTTGAATGTGAGTGTAAAGGACTCGACTTATCATCATGTCATAATCTGGAAATAATATATCTTGTAGGCAATCGAATCACGCTACAACCGAATGCCTTTACTGAACTTGCGCAACTGAAGACATTAAAGTTGGATGAATGTGAGTGTAAAGGACTCGACTTATCATCATGTCATAATCTGGAAATAATAGATCTTTATGGCAATCGAATCACGCTACAACCATATGCCTTTAAGGGACTTACGCAACTGAAGACATTAATGTTGGAGGGCTGTAAGTGTAAAGGACTCGACTTATCATCATGTCATAATCTGGAAATAATATATCTTGAAGGTGACGCAATCACGCTACAGCCGAATGCCTTTAATGGACTTGCGCAACTGAATACATTAACGTTGGATAAATGTGAGTGTAAAGGACTCGACTTATCATCATTTCATAATCTGGAAAAAATATATCTTGAAGGTTTCGCTATCACGCTACAGCCGAATGCCTTTAATGGACTTGCGCAACTGAAGACATTAACGTTGTTTGGATGTGAGTGTAAAGGACTCGACTTATCATCATGTCATAACCTGGAAATAATATATCTTGAAGGTGAAGCAATCACGCTACAGCCGAATGCCTTTAATGGACTTGCGCAACTGAAGACATTAACGTTGGAAGAATGTGAGTGTAAAGGACTCGACTTATCATCATGTCATAATCTGGAAATAATATATCTTGAAT GTGAAGCAATCACGCTACAGCCGAATGCCTTTAATGGACTTGCGCAACTGAAGACATTAACGTTGTTTGGATGTGAGTTTAAAGGACTCGACTTATCATCATGTCATAATCTGGAAATAATATATCTTGAAGGTGAAGCAATCACGCTACAACCGAATGCCTTTAATGGACTTGCGCAACTGAAGACATTAACGTTGTTTGGATGTGAGTGTAAAGGACTCGACTTATCATCATGTCATAATCTGGAAATAATATATCTTGAAGGTGAAGCAATCACGCTTCAGCCGAATGCCTTTAATGGACTTGCGCAACTGAAGTCATTAACGTTGTTTCGATGTGAGTGTAAAGGACTCGACTTATCATCATGTCATAATCTGGAAATAATAGATCTGTGTGGCAATCGAATCACGCTACAACCGAATGCCTTTAATGGACTTGAAGATATTACATTTAAATCGCTGTGA
- the LOC127841134 gene encoding uncharacterized protein LOC127841134 isoform X2, with amino-acid sequence MARLGDVFGVQEMTNWLKAWLALNITKDGLHEFVDREVKQFQTGIYKNITSTLGLSANATCTSCLTANILPCPTQGVCKKSGSKSYICMHDTPSKRHRPCPLSICEKVREHIKNDHRFYGPSWKNTCAEQWACNHWQIGKCFMPPDGYIGVTSIRDTDFNGVMSVMLNCKHFDNLMSFSIAPTSVSPCLLTKARDIGKAVRHSPSCEVTDSDLNDYFNTLETLLKDSKILANDSSAQDAVSKLNLLRKESTISLAEMSQLLKDAHETLGKAENVTKECKSQMESYMEQLKIKLDEHAETLIKKYTKIFTEEANMFTEVKKANITEHANTCTVESKRLINEHANTCTEGSKRNILEHALTCTEESKKNLTEHVNTLAQKSIQYIQGAISSKQESDYEHEVEDFVGRLKHHYKRKLSHVSISTLLPSGDESLNKIYAAPAICRVVESSGGNKTEIPITTYKEILCTGENEKLNKCIFLQGEAGMGKSTFSSKLVLDWCNQGGELTSSKTFVDANTLQEFRLALLITLRDSVCERDVTNMIKEQIIDMVYTDTERNDAYVMLNKIMRQELCLVVQDGLDEWKDPQGKLAQPIMLSCYSQCTVFTTTRPWKLTDELIKNSQIDSLFELKGVRDPYELCKSLLDSFGCNTLKEFRQYVSENRLHALMLSPMLLSLIVSSWVDGTRLTGSRCDIYTVLVDALFKKASEKISFFVQPPFVCFQNTRYLQHNFEHLQAIAKVAFCMLFSAEREQSLVISDRQLSHCLTDEQKYIALKTGIITERKCVSRTYQTSTCSFIHKSVQEFLAAVHIAENSATLRVVSRFFAENSKAMFENQIFIFLCGLNILFANEFSRIIDSTMDTKFLLSTYIAGFIEAQANVQNPNDIDLKLSRFDVNDFYVDDNAFLRILQMNKSNAKLLNIFLFSRNILLPPNALHGFAQLKDIKLRGFECKGLDLSSCHNLEIIHIMGEGITLQPNTFKGLTQLKTLKLFECECKGLDLSSCHNLEIIYLVGNRITLQPNAFTELAQLKTLKLDECECKGLDLSSCHNLEIIDLYGNRITLQPYAFKGLTQLKTLMLEGCKCKGLDLSSCHNLEIIYLEGDAITLQPNAFNGLAQLNTLTLDKCECKGLDLSSFHNLEKIYLEGFAITLQPNAFNGLAQLKTLTLFGCECKGLDLSSCHNLEIIYLEGEAITLQPNAFNGLAQLKTLTLEECECKGLDLSSCHNLEIIYLECEAITLQPNALNRLAQLKEIKLSGCEC; translated from the exons ATGGCGAGACTTGGGGATGTTTTCGGCGTCCAAGAAATGACGAACTGGTTGAAGGCATGGCTAGCATTGAACATCACAAAGGATGGGTTGCATGAGTTCGTTGACAGAGAAGTAAAACAGTTTCAGACAGGAATATATAAAAACATCACGTCAACATTAGGTCTGTCGGcgaatgcaacatgtacaagctGCTTGACTGCTAATATATTACCATGCCCCACACAAGGGGTATGCAAGAAAAGCGGGAGTAAATCATATATATGCATGCATGACACACCTAGCAAACGGCATCGACCTTGTCCACTAAGCATTTGCGAGAAAGTTCGTGAACATATTAAGAACGATCATCGGTTCTATGGACCTTCGTGGAAAAACACCTGTGCTGAGCAATGGGCATGCAATCACTGGCAAATTGGGAAatgttttatgcccccagatGGATATATTGGAGTGACGTCTATTCGGGATACAGATTTCAACGGTGTCATGAGTGTAATGTTGAACTGTAAACACTTTGATAACCTGATGTCATTTAGCATAGCACCGACGTCGGTTAGTCCGTGTCTTTTAACAAAG GCACGTGACATTGGCAAAGCTGTCCGACATTCTCCATCGTGTGAAGTAACAGACTCTGACCTCAACGACTATTTTAATACACTAGAAACATTGCTCAAGGATTCCAAGATACTAGCAAACGACAGTAGCGCACAAGATGCGGTCAGCAAGTTGAATCtg TTACGAAAAGAGAGCACTATTTCTTTGGCGGAAATGAGTCAATTGCTGAAAGATGCACACGAGACTTTAGGAAAGGCTGAAAACGTTACCAAGGAGTGCAAGTCACAAATGGAATCATACATGGAACAATTGAAGATAAAACTAGATGAGCACGCTGaaacacttataaaaaaatatacaaaaattttTACTGAGGAGGCAAACATGTTTACAGAAGTAAAAAAAGCAAATATTACAGAACATGCAAATACGTGCACAGTAGAaagtaaaagactcattaatgaacATGCAAACACATGTACTGAAGGAAGTAAAAGAAACATTTTGGAACACGCTCTCACATGTACAGAAGAAAGTAAAAAAAACTTAACGGAACATGTAAACACACTTGCACAGAAGTCCATACAATATATTCAAGGAGCTATCTCGTCGAAGCAAGAAAGCGACTATGAACATGAAGTCGAAG ATTTTGTTGGGCGATTAAAACATCATTACAAGCGCAAGCTGAGTCACGTGTCTATATCAACATTATTGCCAAGTGGCGACGAATCCCTAAATAAGATCTATGCAGCGCCCGCAATTTGCCGAGTAGTTGAAAGCAGCGGCGGGAATAAAACCGAAATTCCAATTACAACTTACAAAGAAATATTATGTACGGgtgaaaatgaaaaattaaacaagtGCATATTTTTACAAGGCGAAGCTGGCATGGGAAAGTCAACGTTTTCTTCTAAACTGGTATTGGACTGGTGTAATCAAGGAGGTGAATTAACATCCTCTAAAACGTTTGTTGACGCGAACACGTTGCAAGAATTTAGACTTGCATTATTAATTACTTTGAGAGATTCTGTTTGTGAACGCGATGTCACTAATATGATCAAAGAACAGATTATCGACATGGTTTATACTGATACAGAACGAAATGACGCGTATGTTATGCTAAATAAAATCATgcgacaagaattgtgtttggtggtacaagacggGTTAGACGAGTGGAAGGATCCCCAAGGGAAACTAGCTCAGCCTATCATGCTTTCCTGTTACAGCCAGTGTACAGTTTTTACTACAACAAGGCCATGGAAATTGACTGATGAACTCATCAAGAATTCTCAAATTGACAGCTTATTTGAACTGAAAGGTGTCCGTGATCCATATGAACTGTGCAAATCACTCCTTGATAGCTTTGGGTGCAATACATTAAAAGAGTTTAGACAATATGTATCAGAAAATAGACTACATGCTTTAATGTTGTCTCCAATGTTGCTCTCGCTAATTGTAAGTTCTTGGGTCGACGGAACACGATTGACAGGGTCACGGTGCGATATATACACGGTTTTAGTTGACGCTCTTTTTAAAAAAGCGAGTGAAAAGATAAGCTTTTTTGTTCAGCCGCCATTCGTGTGCTTCCAAAACACACGTTACCTGCAACACAATTTTGAACATCTGCAAGCCATTGCCAAAGTAGCattttgtatgttgttttcagcagagcggGAACAATCCCTAGTTATAAGCGATCGACAATTGTCACACTGCCTGACAGATGAACAGAAATACATTGCCCTTAAGACAGGTATTATAACGGAAAGAAAATGTGTCAGTAGAACATATCAAACATCCACGTgttcatttattcataaaagtgtTCAGGAGTTTCTAGCTGCTGTTCACATAGCAGAAAACAGTGCAACTCTTCGGGTCGTTTCTAGATTTTTTGCCGAAAATTCGAAGGCGATGTTTGAAaatcagatatttatttttttgtgcggtttaaacattttatttgcaaaTGAGTTTTCGCGTATTATAGACAGCACTATGGATACCAAGTTTTTGTTGTCCACATACATAGCGGGATTTATCGAAGCGCAAGCAAATGTCCAGAATCCAAATGATATTGATCTTAAACTCAGCCGTTTCGATGTAAATGATTTTTATGTTGATGACAACGCTTTTCTTCGCATCTTGCAAATGAACAAGTCCAACGCTAAGCTtcttaatatatttcttttttcacGGAACATATTACTACCACCGAACGCCCTTCATGGGTTTGCGCAACTAAAGGATATTAAGTTGCGGGGCTTTGAGTGTAAAGGACTTGACTTATCATCGTGTCATAATCTGGAAATAATACATATTATGGGTGAAGGAATCACGCTACAGCCGAATACCTTTAAGGGACTTACGCAACTGAAGACATTAAAGTTGTTTGAATGTGAGTGTAAAGGACTCGACTTATCATCATGTCATAATCTGGAAATAATATATCTTGTAGGCAATCGAATCACGCTACAACCGAATGCCTTTACTGAACTTGCGCAACTGAAGACATTAAAGTTGGATGAATGTGAGTGTAAAGGACTCGACTTATCATCATGTCATAATCTGGAAATAATAGATCTTTATGGCAATCGAATCACGCTACAACCATATGCCTTTAAGGGACTTACGCAACTGAAGACATTAATGTTGGAGGGCTGTAAGTGTAAAGGACTCGACTTATCATCATGTCATAATCTGGAAATAATATATCTTGAAGGTGACGCAATCACGCTACAGCCGAATGCCTTTAATGGACTTGCGCAACTGAATACATTAACGTTGGATAAATGTGAGTGTAAAGGACTCGACTTATCATCATTTCATAATCTGGAAAAAATATATCTTGAAGGTTTCGCTATCACGCTACAGCCGAATGCCTTTAATGGACTTGCGCAACTGAAGACATTAACGTTGTTTGGATGTGAGTGTAAAGGACTCGACTTATCATCATGTCATAACCTGGAAATAATATATCTTGAAGGTGAAGCAATCACGCTACAGCCGAATGCCTTTAATGGACTTGCGCAACTGAAGACATTAACGTTGGAAGAATGTGAGTGTAAAGGACTCGACTTATCATCATGTCATAATCTGGAAATAATATATCTTGAATGTGAAGCAATCACGCTACAGCCGAATGCCTTGAATAGACTTGCGCAATTAAAGGAAATAAAGTTGTCTGGATGCGAGTGTTAA
- the LOC127841134 gene encoding uncharacterized protein CXorf38 homolog isoform X10: MARLGDVFGVQEMTNWLKAWLALNITKDGLHEFVDREVKQFQTGIYKNITSTLGLSANATCTSCLTANILPCPTQGVCKKSGSKSYICMHDTPSKRHRPCPLSICEKVREHIKNDHRFYGPSWKNTCAEQWACNHWQIGKCFMPPDGYIGVTSIRDTDFNGVMSVMLNCKHFDNLMSFSIAPTSVSPCLLTKARDIGKAVRHSPSCEVTDSDLNDYFNTLETLLKDSKILANDSSAQDAVSKLNLLRKESTISLAEMSQLLKDAHETLGKAENVTKECKSQMESYMEQLKIKLDEHAETLIKKYTKIFTEEANMFTEVKKANITEHANTCTVESKRLINEHANTCTEGSKRNILEHALTCTEESKKNLTEHVNTLAQKSIQYIQGAISSKQESDYEHEVEESVSWRLREL, from the exons ATGGCGAGACTTGGGGATGTTTTCGGCGTCCAAGAAATGACGAACTGGTTGAAGGCATGGCTAGCATTGAACATCACAAAGGATGGGTTGCATGAGTTCGTTGACAGAGAAGTAAAACAGTTTCAGACAGGAATATATAAAAACATCACGTCAACATTAGGTCTGTCGGcgaatgcaacatgtacaagctGCTTGACTGCTAATATATTACCATGCCCCACACAAGGGGTATGCAAGAAAAGCGGGAGTAAATCATATATATGCATGCATGACACACCTAGCAAACGGCATCGACCTTGTCCACTAAGCATTTGCGAGAAAGTTCGTGAACATATTAAGAACGATCATCGGTTCTATGGACCTTCGTGGAAAAACACCTGTGCTGAGCAATGGGCATGCAATCACTGGCAAATTGGGAAatgttttatgcccccagatGGATATATTGGAGTGACGTCTATTCGGGATACAGATTTCAACGGTGTCATGAGTGTAATGTTGAACTGTAAACACTTTGATAACCTGATGTCATTTAGCATAGCACCGACGTCGGTTAGTCCGTGTCTTTTAACAAAG GCACGTGACATTGGCAAAGCTGTCCGACATTCTCCATCGTGTGAAGTAACAGACTCTGACCTCAACGACTATTTTAATACACTAGAAACATTGCTCAAGGATTCCAAGATACTAGCAAACGACAGTAGCGCACAAGATGCGGTCAGCAAGTTGAATCtg TTACGAAAAGAGAGCACTATTTCTTTGGCGGAAATGAGTCAATTGCTGAAAGATGCACACGAGACTTTAGGAAAGGCTGAAAACGTTACCAAGGAGTGCAAGTCACAAATGGAATCATACATGGAACAATTGAAGATAAAACTAGATGAGCACGCTGaaacacttataaaaaaatatacaaaaattttTACTGAGGAGGCAAACATGTTTACAGAAGTAAAAAAAGCAAATATTACAGAACATGCAAATACGTGCACAGTAGAaagtaaaagactcattaatgaacATGCAAACACATGTACTGAAGGAAGTAAAAGAAACATTTTGGAACACGCTCTCACATGTACAGAAGAAAGTAAAAAAAACTTAACGGAACATGTAAACACACTTGCACAGAAGTCCATACAATATATTCAAGGAGCTATCTCGTCGAAGCAAGAAAGCGACTATGAACATGAAGTCGAAG